One window from the genome of Candidatus Hydrogenedentota bacterium encodes:
- a CDS encoding flagellar hook protein FlgE produces MGTAIYTGVTGLLAHQRRMDVVANNISNINTYGYRASRMNFQDLFSQTLQGGGARTGDILGTNPEQIGLGVVVGSIDIDFGQGSLFSTGVDSDLAIQGNGFFIMSNGRTLLYTRDGSFARDVNGILVDPATGLRVQGYMADATGVIPATATLSDITIPIGNTSVVRATENTALAGNLAADADVGTQVSRTLRVYDSLGAERQIQIIFTKRAQVTDSGTVYNAWTWAATFNGTDVSNVPAGQTGCVLFDSTGGFYAEGGLDGSGVFTARASLPSQNQVSVPASAFSGSATPTTPFEFAINLSGVTSLSGASDLTMISQDGYARGVLESFNVAGDGVIYGVFSNGISQVIGQVALASFGNLGGLARAGDNLFAETPASGIAQIGAPGTGGLGSVSGGVLEGSNVDLGTEFSNMIVTQRGYQANARTVTAADTLLQEAVNLIR; encoded by the coding sequence ATGGGAACGGCAATTTACACGGGTGTCACGGGACTGCTGGCGCATCAACGCCGGATGGATGTCGTGGCCAACAACATATCGAATATCAATACCTACGGCTACCGCGCATCCCGGATGAATTTTCAGGATCTGTTTTCGCAGACACTGCAGGGCGGCGGCGCCCGTACGGGGGATATCCTCGGTACAAATCCGGAGCAGATCGGCCTTGGGGTGGTCGTGGGCAGCATTGACATTGATTTCGGCCAGGGATCGCTGTTTAGCACGGGCGTGGATTCGGATCTGGCCATTCAGGGCAACGGATTTTTCATCATGAGCAATGGGCGCACCCTCCTGTACACCCGTGACGGTTCCTTTGCACGGGATGTAAATGGGATCCTTGTCGATCCGGCGACGGGTTTGCGCGTGCAGGGCTATATGGCCGACGCGACGGGGGTGATTCCCGCCACCGCCACCTTGAGCGACATCACGATCCCCATCGGCAATACCTCCGTCGTTCGCGCCACGGAAAATACCGCGCTGGCGGGCAATCTGGCCGCGGACGCCGACGTGGGCACGCAGGTGTCGCGCACCTTGCGTGTTTACGACTCGCTCGGCGCCGAGCGCCAGATCCAGATTATTTTTACCAAGCGCGCACAGGTCACCGACAGTGGGACCGTGTACAACGCCTGGACTTGGGCCGCGACATTCAACGGAACCGATGTGTCCAATGTGCCCGCGGGCCAGACGGGATGCGTCCTGTTCGACAGCACAGGCGGATTTTATGCGGAGGGGGGCCTTGACGGATCCGGCGTGTTTACCGCCCGTGCAAGCCTGCCGTCCCAGAATCAGGTGTCGGTGCCGGCCAGCGCCTTTTCGGGTTCCGCAACGCCAACGACCCCATTCGAATTCGCCATCAATCTTTCGGGCGTGACGAGTCTTTCAGGAGCGAGCGACCTGACAATGATCTCCCAGGATGGATATGCCCGCGGCGTGTTGGAAAGTTTCAATGTGGCCGGCGATGGCGTGATTTACGGCGTGTTCTCGAATGGGATTTCACAGGTTATCGGCCAGGTGGCGCTTGCGAGTTTCGGCAATCTCGGTGGACTGGCGCGCGCCGGCGACAACTTGTTTGCGGAAACGCCCGCCTCGGGTATAGCGCAAATCGGCGCGCCCGGCACGGGCGGCCTCGGGTCCGTGTCGGGGGGTGTCCTTGAGGGCTCCAACGTGGATCTGGGCACTGAATTCAGCAATATGATTGTGACGCAGCGCGGTTACCAGGCCAATGCGCGAACGGTAACCGCCGCCGACACGCTTCTGCAGGAAGCCGTCAATCTTATCCGTTAG
- the fliJ gene encoding flagellar export protein FliJ yields the protein MAASQMDTLLRIRKRQEELRAQSLARARRDVEAARQERDQLSAWRLEIFDEAGIRARAVFDPDDVRLYYRFERHLTRLIDDKDAHIVQLADVAEKRRLELEDAMKRRRIIEKLIERKDRQAREHARRAEQKAADETASKYAAMARRRDMAAVAYEEEWA from the coding sequence ATGGCGGCAAGCCAGATGGACACATTGCTCCGCATTCGGAAGCGCCAGGAAGAGTTGCGCGCGCAGTCGCTTGCCCGCGCGCGGCGCGATGTGGAAGCGGCCCGCCAGGAACGGGATCAACTTTCCGCATGGCGGCTCGAAATTTTTGACGAGGCGGGCATTCGCGCCCGGGCGGTTTTCGATCCGGATGACGTGCGGCTATACTATCGTTTTGAACGACACCTGACGCGGTTGATAGACGACAAGGACGCGCATATCGTGCAACTGGCGGATGTGGCCGAAAAACGCCGCCTGGAATTGGAAGACGCGATGAAGCGTCGTCGAATCATCGAAAAATTGATCGAACGCAAGGATCGGCAGGCGCGTGAACATGCGCGACGCGCCGAACAAAAGGCTGCCGACGAAACCGCCTCGAAATACGCGGCGATGGCGCGGCGGCGCGATATGGCGGCGGTGGCGTACGAAGAGGAGTGGGCCTGA
- the flgB gene encoding flagellar basal body rod protein FlgB — translation MAFEGVDTLRLLVTGMKVARENHRIIANNISNVDTPGFNPTQLDFQTTLRNMLDGEGRVSLRKTQPRHIERSAFRPDFERLAFFSKNDYNKVDLEEEMANLDMNTGRYTIYGSLVVKQFEMAKNLLTTLR, via the coding sequence ATGGCATTCGAGGGCGTGGACACGCTGCGATTGTTGGTAACAGGCATGAAGGTGGCCCGCGAAAACCACCGGATCATTGCCAACAACATCAGCAATGTGGACACCCCGGGTTTCAATCCCACCCAACTGGACTTTCAGACAACCTTGCGCAACATGCTCGATGGCGAGGGGCGCGTTTCACTCCGCAAAACCCAGCCCCGGCACATCGAAAGAAGCGCATTTCGCCCGGATTTCGAACGTCTTGCATTTTTCTCCAAGAATGACTACAATAAAGTTGACTTGGAAGAAGAAATGGCAAATCTTGATATGAATACCGGACGATATACAATATATGGTAGTCTGGTGGTCAAACAATTTGAGATGGCAAAAAATCTGTTGACAACGTTACGCTGA
- a CDS encoding flagellar hook-length control protein FliK, giving the protein MNPSAVAAVLPPQVEAPAVRIQKAPPDGFMQALSEQCKTHELQAADPLGSAADPHARETMPSPEDSPTPPENAGAVLDDSNPTECAMPLCAGDWAALFALLAQWPPEPAAIDGETGAVESLSQPSCLSAFSGRIIAPDAPLAESVSAVSGSFAQGGSAASDAGKPVDLSRFVQALLKASADPTEPGSPVPALALDTLAAASSTARTVAGASAKITVELPDTEAFPVSAQTESDTDSVDAVGLRVSLSPPAVSKALPATELQFEPVALQRVSPAMLQEVALRGVRYLVAKNEKTIAVHLVPPSLGELRIEVCMAADALHIKFFSANPAVRDALENHLQALRDAFAANNLDVKNISVASGMAGHASSHSFAGSQFAGLADTGVSWTPAVAARSGATIELRPSAVRRLSHDGALNILI; this is encoded by the coding sequence ATGAACCCATCGGCCGTGGCCGCCGTGTTGCCGCCGCAGGTTGAAGCGCCGGCAGTGCGCATTCAAAAAGCGCCGCCAGACGGTTTCATGCAGGCGCTGTCCGAACAATGCAAAACGCATGAATTACAAGCCGCGGATCCTTTGGGCAGCGCAGCGGACCCGCATGCGCGGGAAACCATGCCGTCTCCCGAGGATTCCCCAACGCCGCCGGAAAATGCCGGAGCCGTTTTGGACGATTCAAACCCAACGGAATGCGCCATGCCCTTGTGTGCCGGTGATTGGGCCGCGCTCTTTGCGTTGTTGGCGCAATGGCCGCCCGAGCCGGCCGCAATTGACGGGGAAACAGGCGCCGTGGAATCCTTGTCCCAACCTTCATGCCTCAGTGCCTTTTCAGGACGCATCATTGCGCCGGATGCTCCCCTTGCCGAGTCTGTTTCGGCGGTGTCGGGTTCGTTCGCACAGGGCGGTTCCGCCGCAAGCGACGCGGGAAAGCCCGTGGATCTTTCCCGTTTTGTACAGGCGCTTCTCAAGGCGTCCGCGGACCCCACGGAACCGGGTTCACCAGTGCCCGCGCTCGCGCTGGACACCCTGGCCGCCGCGTCGAGCACGGCCCGGACGGTTGCCGGCGCTTCCGCAAAGATAACCGTGGAATTGCCCGATACCGAGGCCTTTCCGGTCTCCGCCCAAACCGAGTCCGATACGGATTCGGTGGATGCAGTCGGCTTGCGTGTTTCGCTTTCGCCCCCGGCCGTTTCCAAAGCCCTCCCGGCAACGGAACTACAGTTCGAACCGGTTGCGCTGCAACGCGTTTCACCGGCGATGTTGCAGGAAGTGGCGCTTCGCGGGGTGCGCTATCTGGTTGCGAAAAACGAAAAGACGATTGCGGTGCATCTTGTCCCGCCCTCGCTGGGAGAGTTGCGCATCGAAGTCTGCATGGCCGCCGATGCGCTGCATATAAAGTTCTTTTCGGCGAATCCGGCGGTTCGCGATGCGCTTGAAAACCATTTGCAGGCTTTACGCGATGCGTTCGCGGCAAATAATCTTGATGTGAAGAACATCAGCGTGGCTTCAGGAATGGCCGGCCATGCCTCTTCCCATTCTTTTGCCGGATCGCAATTTGCGGGCTTGGCGGACACCGGTGTTTCGTGGACTCCCGCGGTGGCGGCCCGTTCCGGCGCGACGATTGAACTACGGCCATCCGCGGTGCGCCGCCTTTCACACGATGGCGCGTTGAACATTTTGATATGA
- the fliG gene encoding flagellar motor switch protein FliG: protein MRLTLKQRTKTETSGPSGREKAAILLACLGPKAAGKVLSSLNEDEVEQLTLDLSSLGPVEPDVRMQVMEEFYRMAMAKRFVSQGGIDFARNLLENAFGNERALEILTRLQSSLQEVPFEFLKRADPAQICSFIQDEHPQTIALILAHLNPQISSVILSSLPQEIRADVVVRIAAMDRTPPEIVREVERVLERKMASVFSQGFTFAGGVKEVAEILNRIDRNAEKTIMADLEERDPELADEIARLMFTFDDLVYVEDGGIQKALREIETKDLAMALKSASEEVKEKVFRNMSERAREMILEEIEFMGPVRLKQVEEAQQKIVSVVRRLEDAGELVVQGRGGGSEDQLVV, encoded by the coding sequence ATTAGGCTTACGCTAAAGCAGCGGACAAAAACGGAAACGTCCGGACCGTCGGGCCGGGAAAAGGCGGCCATTCTGCTGGCCTGTCTGGGCCCTAAGGCGGCCGGCAAGGTGTTGTCGTCGTTGAACGAGGACGAAGTCGAGCAGTTGACGCTTGATCTTTCGAGTCTCGGCCCCGTCGAGCCGGATGTCCGGATGCAGGTCATGGAAGAATTCTACCGAATGGCCATGGCCAAGCGTTTCGTTTCGCAGGGCGGCATTGATTTCGCGCGCAATCTGTTGGAAAACGCCTTTGGCAACGAACGGGCGCTGGAGATTCTCACGCGGTTGCAAAGCAGTCTCCAGGAGGTGCCGTTCGAGTTTTTGAAGCGGGCCGATCCCGCGCAAATTTGCAGTTTCATCCAGGATGAACATCCGCAGACGATAGCGTTGATTCTGGCCCATTTGAATCCCCAGATATCCTCCGTCATCCTTTCGTCCCTTCCCCAGGAAATCCGGGCGGATGTTGTGGTGCGCATTGCGGCGATGGATCGCACGCCGCCGGAAATCGTGCGTGAGGTCGAACGCGTGCTTGAGCGCAAGATGGCTTCTGTTTTCAGCCAGGGCTTTACGTTTGCGGGCGGAGTGAAGGAAGTGGCCGAGATTCTGAACCGGATCGATCGCAACGCCGAAAAAACGATCATGGCCGATTTGGAAGAACGGGATCCCGAACTGGCGGATGAGATTGCCCGCCTGATGTTCACGTTCGACGATTTGGTCTACGTGGAAGACGGCGGCATCCAGAAGGCCTTGCGGGAGATAGAAACGAAGGATCTGGCCATGGCCTTGAAATCGGCCAGCGAAGAGGTCAAGGAAAAAGTGTTCCGGAACATGTCCGAACGCGCCCGCGAAATGATTCTCGAGGAAATCGAATTCATGGGGCCGGTTCGCCTGAAGCAAGTCGAAGAGGCGCAGCAAAAGATCGTGTCCGTGGTGCGTCGTCTTGAGGACGCGGGCGAACTGGTCGTTCAGGGACGCGGCGGCGGATCGGAAGATCAATTGGTGGTGTAG
- a CDS encoding flagellar hook capping FlgD N-terminal domain-containing protein: MNALVGIRLGMQEPTRAQRMETARKVASEFGGVQQQARAVIEKSLETAKAAGNQTTGNSTVSTARRMETELGKEAFLQLLVFQMQNQDPLDPTDNAEMLSQLAQFSALEQMNNLNDRFAALSGAVEQTNFLAANSLIGRTVSGTDVNGNAQEGKVTRVLMTSGSGLYVMVNDAAISVSSIQRVE; the protein is encoded by the coding sequence ATGAATGCTTTGGTAGGCATACGGCTGGGGATGCAGGAGCCGACGCGTGCGCAACGCATGGAAACCGCGCGCAAGGTGGCCTCGGAATTCGGGGGTGTCCAGCAACAGGCCCGCGCGGTGATCGAAAAGTCGCTTGAGACCGCCAAGGCCGCCGGCAACCAAACGACCGGCAATTCGACGGTTTCGACCGCACGCCGCATGGAAACGGAACTCGGCAAAGAGGCGTTCCTTCAATTGCTGGTGTTTCAGATGCAGAACCAGGATCCCCTGGATCCGACGGACAATGCCGAGATGCTGTCGCAATTGGCGCAGTTTTCGGCGCTGGAACAAATGAACAACCTGAATGATCGCTTCGCGGCATTGAGCGGAGCCGTCGAACAGACCAATTTTCTCGCGGCCAATTCACTGATCGGGCGAACGGTTTCGGGGACGGATGTCAACGGCAACGCGCAGGAAGGCAAGGTCACGCGGGTGCTCATGACCAGCGGGTCGGGCCTTTACGTCATGGTGAACGATGCGGCCATTTCGGTTTCTTCGATACAACGGGTCGAATAA
- a CDS encoding FliI/YscN family ATPase: MKTIDLGIYGRRVREADPVGILGRIVDVVGLTIEATAPPMCIGDRCYVQSRADAALLPVEVVGFRGDRVVLMPLGPIQGIGPGSLLIPTFAPETIPAGLGLLGRVIDGMGMPIDDGPPLSESVRVPLMTAPPKPLERRRILESIATGVRAIDGCITCGKGQRVGILSGSGIGKSKLLGMIARNTNADISVIALIGERGREVRDFIDVDLGPEGLARSVVVVATSDEPALRRLKGAYCATAIAEWFRDQGADVMLLMDSLTRFAMAQREIGLASGEPPTTKGYPPSMYALLPKLLERAGTSAEGSITGLYTVLVEADDLNDPVGDASRSILDGHIALSRDLASRGHYPSIDVLQSVSRTMIDVTPPSHQALAVQIRQVLATYRDAEDLINIGAYVQGSNPEIDRAIRLMPGIRAFLQQDLFEKSPYEEIESRMQRALNA, encoded by the coding sequence GTGAAGACCATTGATCTGGGCATCTATGGCCGCCGGGTCCGGGAAGCCGATCCGGTCGGAATCTTGGGGCGTATCGTGGATGTAGTGGGTTTGACCATCGAGGCCACGGCGCCGCCGATGTGCATCGGGGATCGCTGTTATGTGCAATCGCGGGCCGATGCGGCGTTGTTGCCGGTCGAGGTGGTCGGATTTCGCGGCGACCGAGTCGTGCTGATGCCATTGGGTCCGATCCAGGGGATTGGTCCCGGCAGTCTGCTTATACCCACATTTGCCCCGGAAACGATTCCGGCGGGGCTTGGGTTGTTGGGCCGCGTGATTGACGGCATGGGCATGCCGATCGATGACGGTCCGCCCTTGTCCGAATCGGTTCGTGTTCCGCTGATGACGGCCCCCCCCAAGCCGCTCGAACGCAGGCGCATCCTCGAATCCATAGCGACGGGCGTTCGCGCGATTGACGGTTGCATTACCTGCGGCAAGGGCCAGCGTGTCGGAATTCTGTCGGGCAGCGGGATCGGAAAGAGCAAACTCTTGGGGATGATCGCGCGCAATACCAATGCCGACATCAGCGTGATTGCCTTGATAGGCGAGCGCGGACGTGAAGTGCGGGATTTTATTGACGTGGATTTAGGCCCTGAGGGCTTGGCGCGATCCGTGGTGGTCGTCGCCACGTCCGACGAACCCGCCTTGCGGCGTTTGAAAGGCGCCTACTGCGCAACGGCCATCGCGGAATGGTTCCGCGATCAGGGCGCGGATGTCATGTTGCTGATGGATTCGCTGACACGATTCGCCATGGCGCAACGCGAGATAGGGCTTGCATCCGGCGAACCGCCCACGACCAAGGGGTATCCGCCCTCCATGTATGCCCTGTTGCCCAAATTGCTTGAACGTGCGGGCACATCCGCCGAGGGCAGCATTACGGGTCTTTACACGGTTCTTGTGGAAGCGGACGACTTGAACGATCCGGTGGGAGACGCGTCCCGCAGCATTCTCGACGGCCACATTGCGCTGTCGCGTGATCTGGCTTCGCGGGGCCATTACCCGTCCATAGATGTCCTGCAGAGCGTCAGCCGGACGATGATTGATGTGACGCCGCCATCGCATCAGGCGCTGGCCGTGCAGATTCGGCAGGTTCTTGCGACCTATCGCGACGCGGAAGATCTCATCAACATCGGGGCTTACGTGCAGGGCAGCAATCCAGAGATTGATCGGGCGATTCGCCTGATGCCCGGCATCCGGGCCTTTTTGCAGCAGGACCTTTTCGAGAAATCGCCCTATGAGGAAATCGAATCGCGCATGCAACGCGCACTGAACGCGTAA
- the flgC gene encoding flagellar basal body rod protein FlgC — protein MSGLKAQRARMNVIANNIANAESTRTAKGGAFRRQLAVFRGGEWAPGAKASELGVRVTRVAADPSPLRMVYDPGHPDANTDGYVAYPNVSIAVEMADLVSAQRAYDANISVILSDKRMTQKALEIIQV, from the coding sequence GTGAGCGGGTTGAAAGCCCAGCGTGCGCGGATGAATGTCATAGCGAACAACATCGCCAATGCCGAGTCCACCCGGACCGCGAAAGGCGGCGCGTTCCGCCGCCAGTTGGCGGTATTTCGCGGCGGAGAATGGGCGCCCGGCGCCAAGGCATCGGAATTGGGCGTTCGGGTGACGAGGGTGGCGGCGGATCCGTCGCCCCTGCGAATGGTGTATGATCCGGGCCATCCGGATGCGAACACGGATGGATACGTGGCGTATCCGAACGTGAGCATTGCGGTCGAGATGGCGGATCTGGTTTCCGCGCAACGGGCGTACGATGCAAATATCAGTGTAATTTTGTCGGATAAACGAATGACACAGAAGGCGCTGGAGATCATCCAAGTATGA
- a CDS encoding MotA/TolQ/ExbB proton channel family protein: protein MDAATIIGLVSGIGLVCFTVLLGGNPGVFWSVPALLLVVGGTLAATLLNYPLRDVLAVFSTVRKAFVERVIPPEELIEKLVEYAGVARRNGVLALEGRTELSADPFFERGMQLAIDGTPPELIKDMLAVEITFMEDRHSLAQSILTAMGAYAPAFGMIGTLIGLVQMLSSMNDPSRIGYGMAVAILTTLYGVLLANLVFLPAAGKLRVRTANEALDKAIMIEGILSIQSGDNPRMVEQKLKSFVAPSVRQRVRTDRSLPRA, encoded by the coding sequence ATGGATGCCGCCACGATCATCGGACTGGTTTCGGGAATAGGCTTGGTGTGCTTTACGGTGTTGCTGGGCGGCAATCCGGGGGTGTTCTGGAGCGTTCCCGCATTGCTGTTGGTGGTTGGCGGCACATTGGCGGCCACGCTGCTGAATTATCCGCTGCGCGATGTGCTGGCTGTTTTTTCCACGGTTCGGAAGGCGTTTGTCGAAAGGGTCATACCTCCTGAGGAATTGATTGAAAAACTGGTCGAGTATGCGGGCGTGGCGCGCCGGAATGGCGTGCTGGCGCTGGAAGGCCGGACAGAACTGTCGGCGGACCCTTTTTTCGAGCGCGGAATGCAATTGGCGATTGACGGAACACCCCCGGAACTCATCAAGGATATGCTGGCCGTCGAGATAACGTTTATGGAAGACCGGCACTCGCTGGCCCAATCCATCTTGACGGCCATGGGCGCCTATGCGCCGGCCTTCGGGATGATCGGCACGTTGATAGGCCTTGTCCAAATGCTGTCCTCGATGAACGATCCGTCCCGCATCGGATACGGCATGGCGGTGGCGATTCTTACCACGCTGTACGGCGTTCTTCTGGCGAATCTGGTTTTTCTTCCCGCGGCGGGCAAATTGCGGGTGCGGACGGCCAACGAGGCGCTGGACAAGGCGATCATGATCGAGGGGATTCTTTCGATTCAGTCGGGCGACAACCCCCGGATGGTCGAGCAGAAATTGAAATCGTTCGTTGCCCCGTCCGTAAGGCAACGGGTACGCACCGATCGGAGTCTTCCGCGTGCATAG
- the fliE gene encoding flagellar hook-basal body complex protein FliE produces MADPMVQGVTLQPGRVDALQPLPPRTPAPGRPDGSFKNVLMDAITEVQRLQTEADTTIRRLVSGEIKDVTETMVAVERADISFQTLMAVRNKMLAAYEEVMRMQV; encoded by the coding sequence ATGGCTGATCCAATGGTGCAGGGAGTCACGCTTCAGCCGGGGCGGGTGGACGCGCTTCAGCCGCTTCCGCCCCGAACGCCTGCGCCGGGCCGTCCGGACGGTTCCTTCAAGAACGTCTTGATGGATGCGATTACCGAGGTGCAGCGTTTGCAGACTGAGGCGGACACGACCATTCGCCGGCTGGTGTCCGGCGAGATCAAGGATGTAACTGAGACGATGGTGGCCGTCGAACGCGCGGACATCTCGTTTCAGACGTTGATGGCGGTGCGCAACAAGATGCTTGCGGCCTATGAAGAAGTGATGCGGATGCAAGTGTAG
- a CDS encoding FliH/SctL family protein, which translates to MAKVIKARGPGPRSLAFYERTPLEEIVRNPLGPEGPLTPEAILRQARAEAEELAAEAYAAGHRRGVEAGKAEYLERVGRSAEALQSAAVELVRMREAFLESLEPQVVELALLIAGRILQAELADHQEVVRRSIRRALEHLVDAATVTVSVNPADLEVMRAEKVNLLESFEGLRQLTIRADNEVSPGGCIVDTESVRVDASMESQFARIAEALRDLARTAGVEDAREDH; encoded by the coding sequence ATGGCGAAAGTGATCAAGGCGCGTGGGCCGGGGCCCCGTTCGCTTGCTTTTTATGAACGCACACCGCTGGAAGAGATTGTGCGGAATCCGCTGGGGCCGGAAGGGCCGTTGACGCCGGAGGCGATCCTTCGGCAGGCACGCGCCGAAGCGGAAGAACTGGCCGCGGAAGCCTATGCGGCCGGCCATCGCCGCGGCGTGGAAGCGGGCAAGGCCGAGTATTTGGAACGGGTTGGGCGTTCGGCGGAGGCGCTGCAATCGGCGGCGGTCGAACTGGTGCGGATGCGGGAAGCCTTTCTCGAATCGCTTGAACCCCAGGTTGTCGAATTGGCCCTGCTCATTGCCGGTCGAATCCTTCAGGCGGAGTTGGCCGATCATCAAGAGGTTGTTCGCCGGAGTATCCGACGGGCGCTTGAACATCTGGTGGATGCGGCCACCGTGACGGTAAGCGTGAATCCGGCGGATCTCGAGGTGATGCGTGCGGAGAAGGTCAATCTGCTGGAATCGTTCGAAGGGCTGCGGCAATTGACGATTCGGGCCGACAACGAAGTAAGCCCCGGCGGTTGCATCGTGGACACGGAGTCGGTTCGGGTAGATGCGAGCATGGAAAGCCAGTTTGCGCGTATTGCCGAGGCGTTGCGCGATCTGGCCCGAACGGCCGGCGTGGAAGACGCGCGTGAAGACCATTGA
- the fliF gene encoding flagellar basal-body MS-ring/collar protein FliF, with amino-acid sequence MDFLRQLISGLVQMWQRLNASARINIVLALLATIALIGIMVATSGRAVYVRLYDGINPDELPKIADALSAERISYRLADNDQTILVPQNDRSRARMALSGKGLPAVQGRVPGFELFKEQDIMSNRWMQDVKYMRAVQGELQRQLDEFDFVNKSFVFIREAKDELFTTQQRPSKAAVTLDVRRKPNRAEIKAILHTISSFGGANLGLDNITLVTTDGTPLHLPPTSQFASIANSKLEYIAELEKQREERVLRDFERLGVQALVKVSAVVDFDQQTETVTLAEEGTPISTYTTSTTTSNRESLAQGAPGAIANLPEGSATPGGNENKEETTEQIQNFQPSTTETKTVREPGKVKQYIVSALIEGDVKKSTDASGVETTEYIGLSPERKKIYEDYIRAAVGEGETPTEITVNDQPFNVARLTDATGAFQAIESAKNMDRMLQYGTDAGKVLLVIAGFLLVRRFLRRAIVTPVEEAASEVPIEEPIRLDIGPSAEDRRREEIASEVSRLSETEPDSVAAVIRSWLAQED; translated from the coding sequence GTGGATTTTCTGCGCCAGCTCATAAGCGGCCTCGTGCAGATGTGGCAACGGCTGAATGCCAGCGCCCGCATCAATATTGTTCTAGCCTTGCTGGCGACCATTGCCCTGATTGGGATCATGGTTGCGACTTCGGGACGCGCGGTGTATGTGCGGCTTTATGACGGCATCAATCCCGACGAATTGCCCAAGATTGCGGATGCCCTGTCCGCGGAGCGCATTTCGTACCGTCTGGCGGACAACGATCAGACGATTCTGGTGCCGCAAAACGACCGTTCCCGGGCAAGAATGGCGTTGAGCGGCAAGGGCCTTCCCGCCGTCCAAGGACGGGTGCCCGGCTTTGAACTGTTCAAAGAGCAGGACATCATGTCCAACCGGTGGATGCAGGATGTGAAATACATGCGTGCGGTTCAGGGCGAACTTCAACGCCAGTTGGACGAGTTCGATTTTGTCAATAAATCATTTGTATTTATTCGCGAGGCCAAAGACGAACTGTTCACGACGCAGCAGCGTCCATCCAAGGCGGCCGTGACACTCGACGTCCGGCGTAAACCGAACCGCGCGGAAATCAAGGCGATTTTGCATACCATCAGCAGTTTCGGGGGAGCCAATCTGGGTCTTGACAATATTACACTGGTCACAACCGACGGTACCCCCCTGCATTTGCCACCAACGAGCCAGTTTGCATCCATTGCAAACTCGAAACTGGAATACATCGCCGAACTGGAAAAACAACGCGAGGAACGGGTGTTGCGCGATTTCGAGCGCCTCGGCGTCCAAGCCCTTGTCAAGGTGAGCGCGGTGGTTGATTTCGACCAGCAGACCGAGACGGTAACGCTCGCCGAGGAAGGCACGCCCATCAGCACGTATACGACGAGCACCACCACGTCGAACCGGGAATCTTTGGCGCAGGGCGCGCCGGGAGCCATCGCCAATTTGCCCGAAGGGTCCGCGACGCCGGGCGGAAACGAAAACAAGGAGGAAACCACGGAGCAAATACAGAATTTCCAGCCCAGCACGACCGAGACGAAAACAGTGCGCGAACCGGGCAAGGTCAAACAGTATATTGTCAGTGCATTGATAGAAGGCGATGTAAAGAAGAGTACGGACGCGTCGGGCGTTGAGACGACGGAATACATCGGTTTGTCGCCCGAACGCAAAAAGATCTATGAGGATTACATTCGGGCGGCGGTGGGAGAAGGCGAGACGCCGACTGAAATTACGGTAAACGATCAGCCGTTCAACGTGGCCCGGCTGACCGATGCGACCGGCGCGTTTCAGGCCATCGAGTCGGCAAAAAACATGGACCGCATGTTACAATACGGTACGGATGCCGGCAAGGTGTTGCTGGTGATAGCGGGTTTCCTGCTGGTGCGACGTTTTCTTCGCCGGGCGATTGTGACGCCGGTTGAAGAGGCGGCGTCCGAGGTTCCGATCGAGGAACCGATTCGGCTCGACATAGGACCGAGCGCGGAAGATCGCCGGCGCGAGGAAATCGCGTCCGAAGTGTCGCGGTTGTCGGAAACGGAACCGGATTCGGTGGCCGCCGTTATACGATCATGGCTGGCGCAAGAGGATTAG